The nucleotide window ATCTGATAGACTGGTTTTAATAAAATCTTCCCACTCATGACCAATAGACCGTTCCAGTAAGATAGATTCAATAATTTTATTGCTTTTTATTTTAAGTCCATAAAGTGCGTTGTCAGTATAATTTCTTAAGACTGTTTCTTTAACTTTTTTATCTTGGTCATTTTTAAAAATATTAATTAACTCTTTTTTTAAGTTAAGTAGATCCTTATTAAAATCTACATTAGATTGCAAAACCAAAGTATTTAGCATGTTTCCATTCAACCAATCCTTAAGTTCAAACTTAAGAGAGATTAAAGCAATTCTATCATTTTTATCTTTTATCTCACTTGTCCAAATAGTTTCTGAACCAAGATTTGATATCCATTTTTCTACTTGTTTATGGTGGATTCTGTCATCACAAACTTCACATATTGTTGGTGAATTGTTTTTTTGCTTATCTTCTTCATAAATGAGGCGAATTTTACATAATGGACAAATTCCAATAGCTTTTCCTTTCTGAGGGTCAGATGGATTTAAATCATAAGTATTGTAATTAATATTTTCATTTTTTAAAAAGTTTTCTTTAGCCTTATTTAATAAAAAGCCTAAATTCATTAAGCCTCTGGAAGCTTTAGTTAGAACTATAACTGGATAAATTTCTCCTTTAAGTTCTTGCTTGAATATATTGATAATCTTATCTTTTATCTCTTTTAAATCATCTACTAATTTAGCAAAATCACCATTATCTTTTCCTAAATTTTCTCCAACGATAAAATAAATTCCTGTTTCATCTCTGTAAATTTCATTACCAATTGGATACTCAACTTCTAACATTTCCTTTATTTTACCATCTATTTCTTTAACTGTTTCCCTGTACCAACTAATAGAGGCAAGCTTAAAGCCTTTTTCAGCAAGTCCAAGTTTGTCGTATTGAATACCTAATATACGCCATCTAATTGTTGAAGGATTTGGCTGGTAATTACTTAAGTTGGAATTGTCTAAAAATAAATTTGCTAAAACCGCTTTAAACATTGAGGCTGTCATGTAAGCCTGGTCCCACAATGAAACATCATTTATAGGAAATCTGCTATCACTTAGTAAATTTGAATACCACTTTTTGATTTCTTTTAATATAAAATTCCTAATCTCTACCCAATCTGGATTTACTAAATAATTTTTTGTATTTAAAAAATCATACAGTTTTTGAAAAAAACATTGTCTTTCTTCGTCAAAATCGTTTTCTTCTATTATTTTTTTAAAACTCCCAAAAGCATTGGAAAGCCAAAGTGGCGGCTTTGTTTGTTCTTTTGGCACACCTTTATCAATACCGGAGTTTATATTTTCACAGCCTCTAAAAAATATTTTTTTAATGAAATCTTTTTCTGAAGAACCTCCCTTAAAAAACTCTATCCAATTTATTTCCTCGCTCCCGATATACCTTAAATTAACTTCTTGTCTAAAAATAAAATCTTTTAAACTAAATTTTTCTAATTCTTTTTCAAATGGTGAATTATAATAATCTTTATAATTACTAAATATTTCAAAACCATATATGTTTTTAAAACTATTTTCATCTATAGAAAAATAAGATATTTCATTTCCATTTTCATCTTTTTTGCTTTTCCAAAAGCCTATATGAGTTTTTCCTAAATTAAAAAGCAGTGCTCCTATTTCTGCTTTTAAAATTTCATCCTTATTTTGTCTAAGCCTTTTCAAATCTAATCCTGACATTTTGTCCACCTTTCAGGAATTTCTAAATCTGAATTTACACAAACCTTTTTATCTTCTATTTTAAACCTTCCCCAGCCGAGTTTTGTTTTTGCTCCAATTCCAATTTCGGTCAAAATCTCAAAAGCTTCGCATAAATTATTTAAATCCTTGTTAACCTCATTTTTTAATTCGTTATTATCTTTTAATATCCCATCAAAAGGAATGTAAATTGACTGAAAAATTCCTTCAGTTCCTTTTGGAACGACTTCGTAATGAATTGGATTAGTTCCTGCTCTCTTTCTTCTGTCGTGGGGATTAATTATTTCAAATGTGAGCCTATCAAAATAAGTTGGATAAAAAATTGCCCTTCCTTTGTGTGTTTGAAATTCCAATGGTAAATGTTTTTTGTTTTCACTCAATTTTTGAGATAGTTTACTACCCAAAATATTTAAAACTTCTTCTTTATTTTTTATTTTTTTAATTTTTTCTATTAAAACTTTATCTACTTTTAATCCTAATTCAAAAAGTATAAACTCTAACAGATGCTCTTGGGTCTTCTTTAAATCTTTGGATTTATCAAAAAGATAACTTTCTAAAGCTTTAATACTTTCAGAACCTGCTCCAAAAATTCTTAAAAAACTTTCTATTTTTTCTTTTTCTCCCAATAACTCTCTAAAAGCATGGGCTAATGCTCCTTTCCAGGAAGAACCTCTCACCATAGGAACTTTAAAATTAGCTTCCTTTAAAATTGGGTTCTGGATAATATAAAATTCATCATCGTCTTTTGAGAAATAAGGTGTTTTTAATTTAAATTTAAACCAAATTGCAAAAGAATATTTTGGAAGATTGTTAATATATGCTTGTAAATCATTAGTGTTTCCATAGATTCCTGAAATTTGTTTGCTGTTTTTAAGATTAGAATCATTTTCAAATGTTTTAATTTTAGAATTACCAATTATTTCATATTTAAGCCAATTTAGCGGAAAATCTTTTAAAGTATCATTTTTTTTGTATTTTGAATCACTAAGTATATTTCTATGCACAATAGGAAAATCTTGCTTTAATTTCTCTATATTTTCATATGATTCTACTTTTGATTTTGATTTCGGTTTAAAATAGTATTTACAATAAGTTATATATTCAGATAGATTTTCAACTTTTTGGGGATTAATTTTTAATAAAGCTTCAAATTTAGCCATTTTTATCACCTTGAGAAGAATTTTCTAAGTTAAGCAAACCTGTAATTGATAAAAACCCACCTTTATATTGTCCATTATCTTCTTCAATAAAAGGAAGAATTTTAGAACCTTGTGGTAAGTCTTCACCTTCAATTCTTCCTGTTTTACCAAATTTGTAATGCCTATCTTTTTGGTCTGTGATATTTTTCCTTTCCTGACTTTTTTGCTTAATTAATTCTTCTATAACTTCTTTTAAATCATTATTTCGAGCACAAGAATCTAAAATCTTTACTATTTTTTCTTGATTTAATAATTCATTAAAATTGATAACCCTTTTAATCAAAGGATTTTCTCCATTT belongs to Thermodesulfovibrio aggregans and includes:
- a CDS encoding CRISPR-associated protein Csx11 codes for the protein MSGLDLKRLRQNKDEILKAEIGALLFNLGKTHIGFWKSKKDENGNEISYFSIDENSFKNIYGFEIFSNYKDYYNSPFEKELEKFSLKDFIFRQEVNLRYIGSEEINWIEFFKGGSSEKDFIKKIFFRGCENINSGIDKGVPKEQTKPPLWLSNAFGSFKKIIEENDFDEERQCFFQKLYDFLNTKNYLVNPDWVEIRNFILKEIKKWYSNLLSDSRFPINDVSLWDQAYMTASMFKAVLANLFLDNSNLSNYQPNPSTIRWRILGIQYDKLGLAEKGFKLASISWYRETVKEIDGKIKEMLEVEYPIGNEIYRDETGIYFIVGENLGKDNGDFAKLVDDLKEIKDKIINIFKQELKGEIYPVIVLTKASRGLMNLGFLLNKAKENFLKNENINYNTYDLNPSDPQKGKAIGICPLCKIRLIYEEDKQKNNSPTICEVCDDRIHHKQVEKWISNLGSETIWTSEIKDKNDRIALISLKFELKDWLNGNMLNTLVLQSNVDFNKDLLNLKKELINIFKNDQDKKVKETVLRNYTDNALYGLKIKSNKIIESILLERSIGHEWEDFIKTSLSDSNLINFEKREIQWKNLTDQDIEFLATILLQFLLRKNPSPARLRRIWETTQEFFENLKKEVLDNNALHIPDWRRKRVVFEVDYTDELKQNIKETGEELEGEGFLFWAQPSEDKSKVNIYLITSIKDFIEKFGIKELKERIFKNENFDISKESFESFNIKLRKYSERENKGEGNTILELTKDNIKEIQEYKLYASITDPTPIDWQVIIPAECVPKFIDLVTDKYDKEFKYVYGKLPIHIGIIVQDYKKPLYIGINALRKIQRDMKNTDNLYIQEKVSDFCIKLKKKLSYATEEERLNNTEAYYSLYWDNPNNKDYHFYIKPDKNWKKWISTLDKFGHNDKIYFIPNTFDFEFMDTNTRRNDIYYDTTNYKRILKLKSNRPYEIEEYWEKFKIFKEIFSDKASSSKLHKLISLIYEKIQDFDENYAYLLKSAFINILELNKNQDLRKGVCKILDIEDIDENNFERELIEKLKEKENLYLFLDMFEFGHKALKEV
- a CDS encoding RAMP superfamily CRISPR-associated protein codes for the protein MAKFEALLKINPQKVENLSEYITYCKYYFKPKSKSKVESYENIEKLKQDFPIVHRNILSDSKYKKNDTLKDFPLNWLKYEIIGNSKIKTFENDSNLKNSKQISGIYGNTNDLQAYINNLPKYSFAIWFKFKLKTPYFSKDDDEFYIIQNPILKEANFKVPMVRGSSWKGALAHAFRELLGEKEKIESFLRIFGAGSESIKALESYLFDKSKDLKKTQEHLLEFILFELGLKVDKVLIEKIKKIKNKEEVLNILGSKLSQKLSENKKHLPLEFQTHKGRAIFYPTYFDRLTFEIINPHDRRKRAGTNPIHYEVVPKGTEGIFQSIYIPFDGILKDNNELKNEVNKDLNNLCEAFEILTEIGIGAKTKLGWGRFKIEDKKVCVNSDLEIPERWTKCQD